The Danio rerio strain Tuebingen ecotype United States chromosome 10, GRCz12tu, whole genome shotgun sequence genome contains a region encoding:
- the il2rga gene encoding interleukin 2 receptor, gamma a precursor, with product MKLLFLTLFFGNFCTFSASSDPKINCLIINLDYVNCTWSEHQYNYSLKGGFSYFDIEDCPEYETANGVNVACMLPYKERTQRFNTLKTSLYRDDGSLVTEQEHMLKEYVKLNPPTNLSVVEKKDAELWLYWNVTKNDNCIESEVRYRTDQNNWKDTTPGVRTTYSLPFPSNKQYKFQVRARITSSCGQSKFWSEWSESVTWGTEKAFNDTVFSPESLGSMSVTSLVLYAVGATILLVILSCLLVHSERLRIILIPVVPNAGRNVSNYLAALFDNYDGNVEKWLSMPKDLENGFKPNFTERACPVREYKIFSQSSSDSESILSNPTDVSSDYQSMHRYSSASTIPGSAEPLQTQNPSQVDNPV from the exons ATGAAATTACTATTTCTCACTCTTTTCTTTGGGAACTTTTGCACATTTTCAGCATCATCTGATCCAA AAATAAACTGCCTTATCATAAATCTGGACTATGTGAACTGCACATGGAGCGAACATCAGTACAATTACAGTCTCAAGGGCGG GTTTTCATATTTTGACATCGAAGACTGTCCTGAATATGAGACAGCAAATGGTGTTAATGTGGCCTGCATGCTCCCCTACAAAGAAAGAACGCAACGCTTTAATACATTGAAAACAAGCCTGTACCGTGACGATGGCAGTTTGGTGACGGAACAGGAACATATGCTGAAAGAATATG TGAAGCTTAACCCTCCGACCAACCTGTCTGTGGTGGAGAAAAAAGATGCTGAATTGTGGCTTTACTGGAATGTTACGAAGAACGACAACTGCATTGAGAGCGAAGTTCGTTACAGGACTGACCAGAACAATTGGAAG GACACCACTCCAGGCGTCAGGACCACATACAGTTTGCCCTTTCCTTCAAACAAACAGTACAAGTTTCAGGTCAGGGCTCGGATAACCTCATCCTGCGGCCAGTCCAAGTTCTGGAGCGAGTGGAGTGAGTCTGTGACATGGGGAACTGAAAAAGCCTTCAATGACACAG TTTTTTCTCCGGAGAGTTTGGGTTCCATGTCTGTGACGTCACTGGTCTTGTATGCTGTGGGAGCAACAATTCTACTCGTCATACTCTCCTGCCTGCTCGTCCACAGTGAAAG GTTAAGGATAATTTTAATACCAGTGGTACCAAATGCAGGACGGAATGTAAGCAATTATCTTGCGGCCCTTTTTGACAACTATGACGGCAATGTTGAA AAATGGCTGTCCATGCCTAAAGATCTGGAGAATGGTTTCAAACCCAATTTTACAGAGCGCGCCTGCCCTGTTCGTGAGTACAAGATCTTTTCCCAGTCCAGCAGTGATAGTGAGAGCATCCTCTCCAACCCAACAGACGTATCATCTGATTACCAAAGCATGCACAGATATTCATCAGCCTCAACAATACCCGGATCTGCTGAACCCCTGCAAACCCAAAATCCTTCTCAAGTAGACAATCCTGTCTAA